One Mycobacteriales bacterium DNA segment encodes these proteins:
- a CDS encoding anti-sigma factor, with the protein MSAPALPRSHDEYEALAVAWAIDALEPADQEIFEAHRPGCEVCARTVVTTLEVAAELAYGVPDIAPPPQLRSRLLAAATAQPPRPTVSPESAPSSGGFGPRSSRPDTLPTGRNADPDRSGGPSGPVDEGARSAGTRRPGQERPRGRSGRGEHRSVKAVSRRRRLATVLAAAALIGGSAATTWEITRPAPVSAPAAAAERVAALTAPDGQPTLATIVAKPGNAAVVTDGLTPNTGRGTSYYVWGVPAGDGGMPQVVGTFVVTSKGLHSYPIQLTRSPEDYPVLAVSEETAGSSPTTPSSVLARGPLGR; encoded by the coding sequence GTGAGTGCGCCAGCCCTGCCGAGGAGTCACGACGAGTACGAGGCGCTGGCGGTCGCGTGGGCGATCGACGCGCTGGAGCCGGCCGACCAGGAGATCTTCGAAGCCCACCGGCCCGGGTGCGAGGTCTGCGCGCGGACCGTGGTGACGACCCTCGAGGTCGCGGCGGAGCTCGCATACGGGGTGCCGGACATCGCTCCCCCGCCGCAGTTGCGCAGCCGGCTGCTGGCTGCGGCCACTGCACAGCCGCCGCGGCCGACGGTCTCGCCCGAGAGCGCGCCGTCGAGCGGAGGGTTCGGTCCGCGGAGCAGCCGCCCGGACACCCTGCCGACGGGCCGCAACGCCGACCCGGACCGGTCGGGCGGGCCCTCGGGGCCGGTCGATGAGGGTGCTCGGTCAGCTGGGACACGGCGGCCGGGTCAGGAACGTCCGCGCGGCAGGTCCGGACGCGGCGAGCATCGCAGTGTCAAGGCGGTCTCGCGGCGGCGCCGGTTGGCGACGGTGCTCGCGGCGGCCGCGCTGATCGGCGGATCGGCGGCGACGACGTGGGAGATCACCCGGCCGGCGCCGGTGAGCGCGCCCGCGGCGGCGGCCGAGCGGGTGGCGGCGCTGACCGCGCCGGACGGGCAGCCCACCCTCGCGACGATCGTGGCCAAGCCGGGGAACGCGGCGGTGGTGACCGACGGGCTCACGCCCAACACCGGCCGCGGGACCTCGTACTACGTCTGGGGGGTGCCGGCCGGGGACGGCGGCATGCCGCAGGTCGTGGGCACGTTCGTGGTCACCTCGAAGGGGCTGCACTCGTACCCGATCCAGCTGACCCGGTCGCCGGAGGACTACCCGGTGCTCGCGGTGAGCGAGGAGACCGCGGGATCGTCGCCGACCACGCCGAGCAGCGTGCTCGCCCGCGGACCGCTCGGCCGCTGA